The Burkholderiales bacterium genome has a segment encoding these proteins:
- a CDS encoding fumarylacetoacetate hydrolase family protein: MKLAFPAWQIPTLPIVGSDERFPVRRAFCMGLNYLDHKKEMGITGDVPPFVFTKAVNHVVPCEAGETTAIGYPTKTGNYQWECEYTVAIGKRGSRIAAQNAYEHVFGYAVGLDLTRRDLQLWCKDAGLPWEIGKDVEQSGPVGPITPASKMGHPTSAPLWLKCNGESKQTSNIDRLILGVPGIIAWLSEYYTLEPGDIVLTGTPAGIGPTKPGDIIEAGVGDLTPLRLRVTE; the protein is encoded by the coding sequence GTGAAGCTCGCATTCCCCGCGTGGCAGATCCCGACACTGCCCATCGTCGGCAGCGATGAGCGCTTTCCGGTGCGCCGTGCGTTCTGCATGGGCCTGAACTATCTCGATCACAAGAAAGAGATGGGCATCACGGGCGACGTGCCGCCATTCGTGTTCACCAAGGCGGTCAATCACGTCGTGCCGTGTGAAGCCGGCGAGACGACCGCCATCGGCTATCCGACGAAGACCGGCAATTACCAATGGGAGTGCGAATACACGGTCGCGATCGGCAAGCGCGGCTCGCGCATCGCTGCGCAGAACGCGTATGAACACGTTTTCGGTTATGCGGTAGGCCTCGACCTCACGCGCCGGGACCTGCAGCTCTGGTGCAAGGACGCGGGGCTGCCGTGGGAGATCGGCAAGGACGTCGAGCAGTCCGGTCCGGTGGGGCCGATCACGCCGGCGTCGAAGATGGGCCATCCGACCAGCGCGCCGCTGTGGTTGAAGTGCAACGGGGAGAGCAAGCAGACGTCGAACATCGACCGGTTGATCCTCGGCGTGCCGGGGATCATCGCCTGGCTCTCGGAGTACTACACGCTCGAGCCCGGCGACATCGTCCTCACGGGAACGCCCGCGGGCATCGGCCCGACCAAACCGGGCGACATCATCGAAGCGGGCGTGGGCGATCTCACGCCGCTCAGGCTGCGCGTAACGGAATAG
- a CDS encoding tripartite tricarboxylate transporter substrate binding protein yields MSKSLYAAALVTCAAIACPAHAQAPYPSKPIRLIVPYAPGGSTDVILRILSQRMTENLGQQVVVDNRPGAASTIGLEIVAKSPPDGYTVGANNIAFGANPSIYRKMPFDTEKDLLPVSLISIVTLVVAVHPSVPARSIKQLIALAKSKPGALTYGSAGSGSANHLATARFEHMAGVKMTHVPYKGGGPAVVALVGGETSLLFATIPSSIQHFKTGRLIPLAVSSAKRNGALPDLPTVAEAGVPGYEAIEWIGLVVPAGTPQNVIRTLYQSSAKAAQGADVKEKVAALGADLVNSTPEEFDQFIKRELSVWSKVVKEVGIKID; encoded by the coding sequence ATGAGCAAGAGTCTGTACGCCGCTGCATTAGTCACCTGCGCTGCGATCGCCTGCCCGGCGCACGCGCAAGCGCCTTACCCTTCCAAACCGATACGCCTCATCGTGCCGTACGCGCCCGGCGGCTCGACCGACGTCATCCTGCGCATCCTCTCGCAGCGCATGACCGAGAACCTCGGCCAGCAGGTCGTCGTCGACAACCGGCCCGGCGCCGCGTCGACGATCGGCCTGGAGATCGTCGCGAAATCGCCGCCCGACGGCTACACCGTGGGCGCGAACAACATCGCGTTCGGCGCGAACCCGTCGATCTACAGGAAGATGCCGTTCGACACCGAGAAGGACCTGCTTCCGGTGAGTCTCATCTCGATCGTCACGCTGGTGGTGGCGGTGCATCCGTCGGTCCCCGCGCGCTCGATCAAGCAGCTCATCGCACTGGCGAAGTCGAAGCCGGGCGCGCTCACCTACGGCTCGGCCGGCAGCGGCAGCGCGAACCATCTCGCGACCGCGCGCTTCGAGCACATGGCGGGCGTGAAGATGACCCACGTCCCTTATAAAGGCGGCGGTCCCGCAGTCGTGGCGCTGGTCGGCGGCGAGACGAGCCTGCTCTTCGCGACCATCCCTTCGTCCATCCAGCACTTCAAGACCGGCCGGCTGATCCCGCTCGCGGTGAGCTCCGCCAAGCGCAACGGCGCCCTGCCCGACCTGCCGACGGTCGCCGAAGCCGGTGTCCCCGGTTACGAAGCGATCGAATGGATCGGTCTCGTCGTCCCCGCCGGCACGCCGCAGAACGTCATCCGTACGCTCTATCAGTCGAGCGCCAAAGCCGCGCAAGGCGCCGACGTCAAAGAGAAAGTTGCCGCGCTCGGCGCCGATCTGGTGAACAGCACGCCCGAAGAGTTCGACCAGTTCATCAAGCGCGAGCTCTCGGTCTGGTCCAAGGTGGTGAAAGAGGTCGGCATCAAGATCGACTGA
- the araD gene encoding L-arabinonate dehydratase yields MTQRKRREDLRSYKSFGVKDLRSFGHRSRALQMGYTREDFSGKPVIAIINTWSDLNPCHAHFAQRVEEVKRGVWQAGGFPVELPAHSVSETYVKPSSMMYRNFLAMETEELLRAHPVDGAVLMGGCDKTTPGLLMGAISMNLPAIYMPAGPMLRGNWKGRTLGSGTDTWKYWAELRAGNITERDWEEVEEGIARSFGHCMVMGTASTMTSVAETLGLTLPGAASIPAADANHPRMAEHSGRRIVEMVWEDLKPSDVVTRDSVDNAITVIHALSGSTNAIIHLTAIAGRAGIELSADRFDELARTTPVLANIRPAGDKYLMEDFYYAGGLRALQKELGAKLKLDARTVNGKTLGENIAAAQIYNDDVIRTRDKPLSETGGLAVLRGNLAPDGAIIKPTAAEPHLLKHTGKAVVFADYNDMNARIDDESLDVDENSVLVLKNGGPLGGPGMPEWGQLPIPKKLLKKGVRDMVRISDARMSGTSYGTCVLHVAPESYVGGPLAFVQDGDVIELDVEARKLELKVSEAELARRRAAWTPPKPRFTRGYGALFARHITQADKGCDFDFLHAGEPTPDPEIH; encoded by the coding sequence ATGACGCAACGCAAGCGCCGCGAGGATTTGCGCAGCTACAAGTCGTTCGGCGTTAAGGATCTGCGCTCTTTCGGCCATCGCTCGCGTGCACTGCAGATGGGTTACACGCGCGAGGACTTCAGCGGCAAGCCGGTGATCGCGATCATCAACACCTGGAGCGATCTCAATCCCTGCCACGCCCATTTCGCGCAGCGGGTCGAGGAGGTGAAGCGCGGCGTGTGGCAGGCCGGCGGTTTCCCCGTCGAGCTGCCGGCGCACTCGGTGTCCGAGACTTACGTGAAACCCTCGTCGATGATGTACCGCAACTTCCTCGCGATGGAGACCGAGGAGCTGCTGCGCGCGCATCCGGTCGACGGCGCGGTGCTCATGGGCGGCTGCGACAAGACGACGCCCGGCCTCCTGATGGGCGCGATCAGCATGAACCTCCCGGCGATCTACATGCCGGCGGGGCCGATGCTGCGCGGCAACTGGAAAGGCCGGACCCTCGGCTCGGGCACCGACACGTGGAAATACTGGGCCGAGCTGCGTGCCGGCAACATCACCGAGCGCGACTGGGAGGAAGTCGAGGAAGGCATCGCGCGCTCGTTCGGCCACTGCATGGTGATGGGCACGGCCTCGACGATGACCTCGGTTGCGGAGACGCTCGGCCTCACGTTGCCGGGCGCGGCTTCGATTCCTGCGGCGGACGCGAACCACCCCCGCATGGCGGAGCACAGCGGCCGGCGCATCGTCGAGATGGTGTGGGAGGACCTCAAGCCTTCCGACGTCGTCACGCGCGATTCGGTCGACAACGCGATCACGGTGATCCACGCGCTCTCCGGATCGACCAACGCGATCATCCATCTCACCGCGATCGCGGGCCGCGCCGGCATCGAGCTTTCCGCCGACCGCTTCGACGAGCTCGCGCGGACCACGCCCGTGCTCGCGAACATCCGTCCGGCGGGCGACAAGTACCTCATGGAGGATTTCTATTACGCCGGCGGGCTGCGCGCGCTGCAGAAGGAGCTCGGCGCCAAGCTCAAGCTCGACGCACGCACGGTGAACGGCAAGACGCTCGGCGAGAACATCGCCGCCGCGCAGATCTACAACGACGACGTGATCCGCACGCGCGACAAGCCGCTGTCGGAGACCGGCGGGCTCGCGGTGCTGCGCGGCAACCTCGCGCCCGACGGCGCGATCATCAAGCCGACCGCCGCCGAGCCGCATCTGCTGAAGCACACCGGCAAGGCGGTCGTGTTCGCGGACTACAACGACATGAACGCGCGCATCGACGACGAATCGCTCGACGTCGACGAGAACTCGGTGCTGGTGCTCAAGAACGGCGGCCCGCTGGGCGGTCCCGGCATGCCGGAGTGGGGGCAGCTTCCCATACCCAAGAAGCTGCTGAAGAAAGGCGTGCGCGACATGGTGCGCATCTCGGACGCGCGCATGAGCGGGACCTCGTACGGCACCTGCGTGCTGCACGTCGCGCCCGAGTCGTACGTCGGCGGGCCGCTCGCCTTCGTGCAGGACGGCGACGTGATCGAGCTCGACGTCGAAGCGCGCAAGCTCGAGCTCAAGGTGAGCGAGGCGGAGCTCGCACGACGGCGCGCGGCGTGGACGCCGCCCAAGCCGCGCTTCACCCGCGGCTACGGCGCGCTCTTCGCCAGGCACATCACGCAGGCGGACAAGGGCTGCGACTTCGATTTCCTGCACGCGGGCGAGCCGACGCCGGATCCCGAGATCCACTGA
- a CDS encoding glycosyltransferase: MTTARASGRPDASTFPAPLAPERAPEQPPLLDASPLPMTAAVASLALGGAERIVLDWAERSAARHRVRLIVLRDAQPEWLVPENVEVVRLHGVDVVARLEALGAEALRDGNPVIVCHLLLAAERAALARGGAQCLTVLHNAAEGWLEPASALAHRAHAIAVSRAAAREIQRERSDLACSVIHHVPRSPALRAEARASFRSRWAIPADAIAIGMIGGVKPQKAYTRALRIFAALLARRDAHLVIVGGPTGRDGALAWHAMVAQAARLGLEARVRLAGHVPHAARCLAAFDLLLNTSRYEGLSIASLEALAAGLPVVASAVGGQGELDAPGLSRIAFDASDSEWAAGIDRALATHPALPAWRGFPSDRLWTLFHIARPVRDRRGVLFVTANLNAGGAQRSLANLTTALSAALTLEVAVCGNSSSAAFARALAAEGVIVHRTADSRDCFDHAEAIVRRVVERRFAIVCCWNMDPKVKLLLAKALGPVGIRLVDVSPGGYSFEEMRATQAFQACIAFDENEYDAALDRLVVKYHDAARRSAVVIPNGVALPPRAPRASSRAPRVVVSGRIAPSKFLLEIVAAMRLLWRAHPQSELHVLGCAEPRHAQYAEAVIEAIGADLDARVFLHGAGEDAPRRLADFDIALVLGEHQGSPNAVLEALAAGLPAVANDSGGTRELVIDGRTGVLLRGRDPQDIAAALGRLVDAPELARRLGHAGRRHVERHFSMPRMAKSYLKLFASLGERS, from the coding sequence ATGACCACTGCGCGTGCCAGCGGACGGCCGGACGCTTCAACGTTTCCGGCTCCGCTCGCGCCCGAGCGCGCGCCCGAGCAGCCGCCGCTCCTCGACGCGTCGCCGCTGCCCATGACCGCCGCGGTCGCGAGCCTCGCGCTCGGCGGAGCGGAGCGCATCGTGCTCGACTGGGCCGAGCGCAGCGCCGCGCGCCATCGCGTGCGGCTCATCGTGCTGCGCGATGCACAGCCGGAATGGCTCGTGCCCGAGAACGTCGAAGTCGTCCGCTTGCACGGCGTCGACGTCGTTGCGCGTCTGGAAGCGCTCGGCGCCGAAGCGCTGCGCGACGGCAACCCGGTCATCGTCTGTCACCTCCTGCTCGCGGCCGAGCGTGCCGCGCTCGCGCGCGGGGGTGCGCAGTGCCTGACGGTGCTGCACAACGCCGCCGAAGGCTGGCTCGAGCCTGCATCGGCGCTCGCGCACCGCGCGCACGCGATCGCCGTCTCGCGTGCGGCGGCACGGGAGATACAACGCGAGCGCAGCGACCTCGCGTGCTCGGTGATCCATCACGTGCCGCGCTCCCCCGCGCTGCGAGCCGAAGCGCGCGCCTCCTTTCGCTCGCGCTGGGCGATACCCGCCGACGCGATCGCGATCGGCATGATCGGGGGCGTGAAGCCGCAGAAGGCGTATACGCGGGCGCTGCGCATCTTCGCCGCATTGCTCGCTCGCCGTGACGCGCATCTCGTCATCGTCGGCGGCCCGACCGGGCGCGACGGCGCGCTCGCGTGGCACGCGATGGTCGCGCAGGCCGCGCGCCTCGGGCTCGAAGCGCGTGTCCGGCTCGCGGGTCACGTACCGCACGCCGCGCGCTGTCTCGCGGCGTTCGATCTGCTGCTCAACACCAGCCGCTACGAAGGCTTGTCGATCGCGAGCCTCGAAGCGCTGGCCGCGGGGCTGCCGGTCGTCGCGAGCGCGGTCGGCGGACAGGGCGAGCTCGACGCGCCGGGCTTGAGCCGCATCGCGTTCGACGCGAGCGATTCGGAATGGGCCGCAGGCATCGACCGCGCGCTCGCGACACATCCCGCGTTGCCGGCGTGGCGCGGCTTTCCGAGCGACCGGCTGTGGACGCTGTTCCACATCGCGCGGCCGGTGCGCGACCGGCGCGGCGTGCTCTTCGTCACCGCGAACCTGAACGCAGGCGGCGCGCAGCGCTCGCTCGCGAACCTCACGACCGCGCTGAGCGCCGCACTCACCCTCGAAGTCGCGGTGTGCGGCAACTCGTCGAGCGCGGCGTTCGCGCGCGCGCTTGCAGCCGAAGGCGTGATCGTGCATCGAACCGCCGACTCGCGCGACTGCTTCGATCATGCGGAAGCGATCGTGCGGCGCGTGGTCGAGCGGCGCTTCGCGATCGTGTGCTGCTGGAACATGGATCCCAAGGTAAAGCTGCTGCTCGCGAAAGCGCTCGGTCCGGTCGGGATCAGGCTCGTCGACGTCTCCCCCGGCGGTTACAGCTTCGAGGAGATGCGCGCCACGCAAGCGTTTCAGGCGTGCATCGCCTTCGACGAGAACGAGTACGACGCAGCGCTCGATCGCCTCGTCGTCAAATACCATGACGCCGCGCGGCGCAGCGCGGTCGTGATCCCCAACGGCGTGGCGCTGCCGCCGCGGGCGCCGCGCGCTTCGAGCCGCGCCCCACGCGTCGTGGTGAGCGGCCGCATCGCGCCCAGCAAGTTCCTGCTCGAGATCGTCGCCGCGATGCGCCTTTTGTGGCGCGCGCATCCGCAGTCCGAGCTGCACGTGCTCGGCTGTGCCGAGCCGCGTCATGCGCAATATGCCGAAGCGGTCATCGAGGCGATCGGCGCCGATCTGGACGCGCGCGTGTTCCTGCACGGAGCCGGCGAGGACGCCCCGCGTCGCCTCGCCGACTTCGACATCGCGCTGGTGCTCGGCGAGCACCAGGGCTCGCCGAACGCGGTGCTCGAAGCGCTTGCGGCGGGGTTGCCGGCCGTCGCCAACGATTCCGGCGGTACGCGCGAGCTCGTGATCGACGGGCGCACCGGCGTGCTGCTGCGTGGGAGAGACCCGCAGGACATCGCAGCCGCGCTCGGGCGCCTCGTCGATGCACCCGAGCTTGCACGGCGGCTCGGGCATGCCGGCCGCCGTCACGTCGAGCGGCATTTCTCGATGCCGCGCATGGCGAAGTCCTATCTAAAACTTTTTGCTTCGCTGGGGGAACGATCATGA
- a CDS encoding alpha/beta fold hydrolase, whose translation MSYNGHWIMQFPGNFNWSNAALVTKGMAPYGAVALGEIDDVCERLARRQGEPDAWEEEWCRMAARLEHAGDACEAKGHRMSAGNYYLRAGMYYFTGERFIYPGKRKREVGAKSIDLQTKGLLRRYPNIERVEVPFEGGRNLPALFMKAPGAAKAPTVVVFDGMDNCKEMSVLFNGLEFAARGWNTLAIDGPGQGESLRLREMYARHDYEAAGRAAYDWVAERPEVDPSKVVVMGYSFGGYYAARVAGFEQRYAAGVAFAALHWDLAGWQREIKRRLETDPKNTAQSAFHFRWIMGHIDDADAAIAKAEKFSLADVAPKIEMPFLIVHADEDKVVPVASAYTLYEALGSERKHLKILTAEDGSVYHAQADNRQVGVDYIADWIEDTVVKR comes from the coding sequence ATGTCGTACAACGGTCACTGGATCATGCAGTTCCCGGGCAACTTCAACTGGTCGAACGCCGCGCTCGTGACCAAAGGGATGGCGCCCTACGGCGCGGTCGCGCTGGGCGAGATCGACGACGTGTGCGAGCGCCTCGCCAGACGGCAGGGCGAGCCGGACGCGTGGGAGGAAGAATGGTGCCGCATGGCCGCGCGGCTCGAGCACGCGGGCGACGCGTGCGAAGCCAAAGGCCACCGCATGAGCGCGGGCAACTACTACCTGCGCGCGGGCATGTACTACTTCACCGGCGAGCGCTTCATCTATCCGGGCAAGCGCAAGCGCGAAGTCGGCGCGAAGTCGATCGACCTCCAGACCAAGGGACTGCTGCGCCGCTATCCGAACATCGAGCGCGTCGAAGTGCCGTTCGAGGGCGGGCGCAACCTGCCGGCGCTCTTCATGAAAGCGCCGGGCGCCGCGAAGGCGCCGACCGTCGTCGTGTTCGACGGCATGGACAACTGCAAGGAGATGAGCGTCCTCTTCAACGGCCTGGAGTTCGCGGCGCGCGGCTGGAACACGCTCGCGATCGACGGGCCCGGACAGGGCGAATCGCTGCGGCTGCGCGAGATGTATGCGCGCCACGACTACGAAGCCGCGGGCAGGGCCGCTTACGACTGGGTCGCGGAGCGTCCCGAAGTCGATCCTTCGAAAGTGGTCGTCATGGGCTACAGCTTCGGCGGCTACTACGCGGCCCGCGTCGCGGGATTCGAGCAGCGCTACGCCGCGGGCGTGGCTTTCGCGGCGCTGCATTGGGACCTGGCCGGGTGGCAGCGCGAGATCAAGCGGCGGCTGGAGACCGATCCGAAGAACACCGCCCAGTCGGCTTTCCATTTCCGCTGGATCATGGGACATATCGACGACGCCGACGCGGCGATCGCCAAAGCCGAGAAGTTCTCGCTCGCCGACGTGGCGCCGAAGATCGAGATGCCTTTCCTCATCGTGCACGCCGACGAAGACAAGGTCGTGCCGGTCGCCTCGGCGTACACGCTCTACGAGGCGCTGGGCTCGGAGCGCAAGCATCTCAAGATCCTGACCGCGGAAGACGGCAGCGTCTATCATGCGCAGGCCGATAACCGGCAGGTCGGGGTGGATTACATTGCGGACTGGATCGAAGATACGGTCGTGAAGCGGTGA